In Myripristis murdjan chromosome 9, fMyrMur1.1, whole genome shotgun sequence, the following proteins share a genomic window:
- the rflna gene encoding refilin-A: MVGHLHLQAMDDSLKGKNREGLLDSPDSGLPPSPSPPFCSLSPGLIESRSGSCTTPVENHHGYYKRESKEGKLLPYLLLSSTGTDPRTRMYPVFYGESIEVDPKPEQEIKCNSEVKYDSDKHYQDRVYCAPVPTATSYSETVVAVQNCTWRSYKSQVYLEPRQKPRHYQSTTIIYPKHAKNTYRTTLTYNATGSRRWFVSTVQLESSEDSSPCIIYTEDL, encoded by the exons ATGGTGGGGCACCTACATTTACAAGCTATGGATGACAGTCTCAAAGGAAAGAACCGGGAAGGGCTGCTTGACAGTCCGGATTCCGGCTTGCCCCCCAGCCCGAGTCCGCCCTTCTGCTCCCTGTCTCCGGGTCTGATCGAGTCGCGCTCCGGCAGCTGCACGACGCCCGTCGAAAACCATCATGGATATTATAAAAGGGAGAGCAAAGAGGGCAAACTG cTGCCCTACCTGCTGCTCAGCTCCACAGGGACGGACCCCAGGACTCGCATGTACCCCGTCTTCTATGGCGAAAGCATTGAGGTCGACCCCAAACCAGAACAAGAAATCAA gtgCAACTCTGAGGTCAAGTATGACTCGGACAAGCATTACCAGGACCGGGTGTACTGCGCTCCCGTTCCCACGGCCACCTCCTACAGCGAGACGGTGGTGGCGGTGCAGAACTGCACCTGGAGGAGCTACAAGTCCCAGGTGTATCTGGAGCCGCGGCAGAAGCCCCGGCACTACCAGAGCACCACCATCATCTACCCCAAACACGCCAAGAACACTTACCGCACCACGCTCACCTACAACGCCACGGGCTCCCGCCGCTGGTTTGTGTCCACGGTGCAGCTGGAGTCCAGCGAGGACAGCAGCCCCTGTATCATCTACACAGAGGACCTGTAG